Below is a genomic region from Deinococcus sp. YIM 77859.
TCGCTGGTGTACTGGCTCCCCCGGTCAGAGTGGTGGAGCAGCTCGGCTTCGGGCTGCCTTCTGTGCCAGGCCATGTTCAGGGCGTCCATGACCAGGAGCGTGTGAAGGCGCTCATTCAGCGCCCAGCCGACCATCTTCCTGGAGAAGAGATCCATCACGGTGGCCAGGTACAGCCAGCCTTCGGTCGTCGGCAGATAGGTGATGTCGGTGACCCATTTCTGATTGGGCCGGTCAGCCTTGATTCGCGGCGTTCCGTACGTCCCCCGACTGCGCTGGTAGCTGGCTTTGATTTTCTCAGTCAGAACACGGTCTTTGTGCTTTCTGGCCTGCCCCGCCACGCGTAGAAGCCACTCAGGCTGACCTCCAGGACCCTGCACATCAGCTCCACCGGGAAGTCCTCCTGATGCTGCTGAATGAGAGCGAAGATCAGCTTTGTTTGGCGAAGAAGGCCACGGCTTTTTTCAGAATATCCCGCTCCTGACGGGCAATCTCGAGTTCACGCTCGAGGTGCTTGATCCGTTCTTCCTGTTCAGAGCGGGCCGCGACACCGCGCCCCGTGACTACGGGGCGTCCTGCGACTTCCTGCACCTCCTGTTGCTTTTTCCAGCGAACGACGTCGTGGGCGGGAACACCGAGGTCGCGGGCGATCTGGGCGCAACTCTTGCCCGTAGATTTAACCAGTCGCATGGCCTCCTGCTTGAACTCGGCGGTGTATTGCTGCCGGGGGGTAGTCATGGCTGTCTCCAGTCTGGATCAACCCGAACTCCCCCTCCACAAAACCCTAACAAGACCATTACCAAGTGCGGCCGTAGTACCTAGTACTAGGTGAACAGGGAGGGATTGTAGCCGATACGGATGGACAGCCGCTCCGTAACACGAATCACCGCCGTCCGGTACGCGGCCTTCCGCGCGTAAAAGCGGGGAGCGGGTGCTGCGAGACTTAGTGACGCCACCACATCACCCAGGTGATTGCGAATCGGGGCGGCGACGGAACAGGCGTCATGACGGTACTCGCCGACGTCGTACGCGAAGCCCTGCGCACGAACCCGCTCCAGTTCGGAGGCCAGTTCGTCGTGCGTCACGATCGTGTTCTCTGTAAAGCGGTTCAGGTGCTGGTTTTCCAAGACCTGCATGGTCCGTTCCGTGGAACTGAAGGCGAGCAGGATTTTGCCATTCGAGCTGCAATGCGGTGGAATGCTGCTCCCAACTTCTGCGATCTGGACGCTTTCGGGCTGCGTTCCCCCCACCCGGGCGACACACACGAGCCGCTTACCATCCAGGGCGGCCAGTTGCACGGTCTCGCCAAATTCCCGCACGAGATCGTGCAGGATCTGCTCGGCAGAATCACGCCAGGGGGTGGTTTGCAGCACGATCCGGCTGAGAGCGAGGGCCCGGTACCCCAGACGGTAGTGCCGGTTGGTTGTACGTTGCAGCAGGCCGATTTCGGCGAGCGAGGCAAGCAGGTGGTGCGCGCTGGGTTTGGGGATGCCCAGCGCGGTGGCCACCTCCGTCACCCCCCACTCCGGCTGTTCGTCCGAGTACAGATCGAGCACCTGTCCGGCCTTTTCCAGCGTTCCCAGCATGCGCTCCTCCAAGATCCGCTCTGTGTTTCATTATATGAAACAGAGGGGTTGTTCACCGGCCGTTCGTTCCACATAGTGAAGGCACACGACAAGCCATACCGCTTGCGCCGGACGAGGCGTCGCCCGTCCACGGCAGCCCTTTCCTAGGAGGAACTATGAAGCGTTTTGCGCCCGGCCTCACCCTGACCGTCCTGCTTGCTGGCCTCGCCGCTGCCCAGAGCACCCCCCGCACTGACCCGCTGAAGGGCAACCCGAGCCTGACCGGCGAAATCACGTACATGACGAACAAGGCCGATGTCATGAAGGGCTGGCTGCCCGCCTTCGAGAAGCTGTACCCGAAGGTGAAGGTGACGCTCGTTCCTGTCGGCGCCTCGGACCTGCGGCAGAAGATCACGACCAGCGCCTCCGCGAACCAGATGCCAGCGGACGTGATGCAGATCGAAGGTGCCGACCTGGAGTTCGTGGTGCGCCGCTTTCCGAACCTGCTGATGGACCTTACCGCGAAGGTGAAGAAGTACCAGGGCGGCTTCTCGAAGGGTCACTGGCAGGGCGGGACCGTCAATAACAAGGTGTACGGCCTCCCACTGGACAACAGCACCACCGCGATGTTCTACCGTGCGGATCTGTTCAAGAAGGCGGGCATCAACCCTGCCACCATCAAGACGTGGGACGACTACATCGCTGCGGGCGTCAAGCTTCAGAAGATGGACCCGGACATTAAGATGACGGCGAGTGACTTTTTCTCCGATGACCTGATGCTACGCACCATGATGCAGCAGGCGACCGGTGGGTATTACTTTAACAAGGATGGGGAGATCACCATCAACTCCGCTGGTGCCCAGAAGGCCCTGGCGACCCTCAAGGAGATGTGGGATAAGAAGATCCTGCTGCAATCCCGAGCGATCGACACGACCGTCGGCTCCTGGAAGGCGAACCGGAGCGCCACGATTCTCGCGCCGGCCTTCATGGCGAACCTGCTGCAAGTCATCGTTCCCGAACAGAAGGGCCTCTGGGGCGTCGCGCCGCTGCCGGGGTTCGGCAAGCCGCAGCCGGCCGACTTCGGCACGACGTACGCGACCGTCGCGCAAGCCAGCAAGAGCAAGGACGTCGCGCTGGCGTTCGTGGAGTGGCTTGCCACCGTCGGCGGCCAACGACGCGGGTTTAACCCGGGCGCGCTGAACGCGTACTTGCCGGGCAGTGACAAACTCAACCTCCGGAACGCTTACTTCGCCACCCCGAACTACGCTTCAGTCTTCATTGCCGGGCAAGGCAAACTGCCGTACCTGCGCTACACCACCGACTCAAACGCCGCGCGCCAGGCGGTAATGACGGCACAAGGTGCTGTTCTCAATGGAGCGCCCGTCGCCGAAACACTTGGCAAGGCTGCACGCGACCTCGCCAACCAGACTGGCCGGGACCTCGCCAAGTAACGCTCGACAGGAACGGGGCCGCTGTCGCAGCGACCTCGTCAACCTAGAGGAGTCCGTCATGACCGACCTGTCCACCACGGCCCGTCCCGCGCTTCGACCAAGACGCCCTCGGCGTTTCAACGCGGCACCGTGGCTGTTCGCATTGCCGGTGCTGGCATTGCTGACGCTGTTCATGCTGCTTCCCATCGCGCAGTCGCTGCTGCTGTCCTTTCAGCGCAACCTGGACGGCGTGGACAAGTTCGTGGGCGTGGCGCAGTACCAGCGTCTCGCGGGTGACGAAGTCTTTCGCACGGCCGCAATCAACACCGCACTGTTTTTCGTGATGCAGGTTCCGCTGACCCTGTCCATCGCGCTCGGCATCGCGTACCTGCTCAACCGCCCCGGCTTTCCCCTCAGTGGGCTCTTTCAAAGCGCGTACTTCCTGCCCACCGTCATGGGCCTCGCCACCGCGGGCATTTTGTTCCGCACACTCCTGAACGAGGACCTCGGCGTGATCAACTTCATGCTGAAGGCCATGGGACTCGCGGGGGTGCCGTGGATCTCGAATCCCTGGTGGGCGAAGGTGTCGATCAGCGGCGTGCTGCTGTGGCGTGCCGTCGGCTTCAACGTCCTGATCTACCTCGCCGCGCTTCAGAGCGTGCCAAAGGAACTGTATGAGGCCGCGGAGATCGACGGGGCGACCAACCCGCAGGTCTTCTGGCACATCACACTGCCGTCCCTGCGTCCGGTGCTGCTGTTCACGGCGATCATGTCGACGCTCGCGACCATCAACCTGTTTGACGAGGTGCAGGTCCTGACGGGCGGCGGGCCAGCAGACGGGACACTCACGCTGGGCCTGTACCTGTACCGCGTCGCCTTCCAGAATTTCGACCACAACTACGGCAGCGCCGTCGCCTGGGTCATTGTCCTCCTGGCCGGACTCGTCGCGTTTGTGCAGGTCCTGGCCGTTCGGAGGAACGCATGAGACGCGAGCGGTTCGGTCCCGCCCAGTGGCTGCTCCTGACCCTGATGGCTCTGGGCGCTCTCGCAGCCCTGTTCCCCTTCGTCTGGATGTTCGCTTCCGCGACCCGTCCGGCCAGCGATGTGCTGGCCCTCCCGCCCCGCTGGAACATCGGGAGTGCGCTGCTGCCCAACCTCCGCACCTTGATTGAGGAGGGCTTCCTACGCGCCGCGTTCAACTCCGTCTTCCTTGCCGCCGTCACCACCCTGCTCACGCTGCTGCTCAGCGCCCTGGGCGGGTACGCCATGACCGGCTTCAAGTCACGGGTCGGGGGGATCCTGTTCGGCATCATCCTGCTCACGCTGTTCGTTCCGGCGCAGGTCACGATCATCCCGGTGTTCAAGCTGCTGGCGGACCTGCACGTACTGGGGACGTACTGGGCGGTCATTCTGCCGGCGATCGCCTCGCCGTTCGCGCTGTTCTACATGCGACAGGGCTTCCTGAGCTTTCCGCAGGAACTCGCGGAGGCCGCCCGCATTGACGGCGCGAACGAATGGCGGGTGTTCTGGCACATCGCGCTACCCGCCGTCCGCCCTACCCTCGCGTCCCTCGCCGTGTTCGTGTTCCTGTTCCAGTGGAACTCCTACTTCTGGCCGCTGGTGGTGCTAAACACGCCGGAAAGCTTCACGCTGCCGCTCTTCCTGAATGCCCTCTCCACACGGAACACCGTGGATTACGGGGCGCTCATGCTCGGCCTGTCGCTGGCCACCCTGCCCGTGCTGCTGTTGTTCGTGTTTGCCCGCAGGCTCTTTACCTCCGCCGTGCTGAGCGGTGCCGTCAAGGGGTAAGGATGGCCCTGCTCGCCTCACACCCCCCCGCTCTCCCCGAGGTCACCCATGACGCTTCCCGACCTGAGTGCATCCCCTTTCTTCCTCGACGATGAGGCGCAGGCCTGGGTCACCCGCACCCGCGACGCCCTGAGTCTGCACGAGAAGCTCGCCCAACTGCTGATCCCGCTGAGTTTTCGCCTGGAACGTGAGGAACTGGACCGCTTCCTGGCACTTGGTGTGGGCGGTATCTCCCGGTTCGCCTCCCTCGACCCTCACGCCCTGCGGGACTCAGCGGAGTATCTGCAAGAACGCAGCCGCGTCCCTCTGCTCCTCAGCACCGACCTCGAAGGCGGCGAACTCGCCTCGGTCGGCGGCCCGGCGGGCACGCCCTACCCCAACCAGATGGCGGTGGCGGCGACGGACGATCCCGCATTCGCCGAGCACTTCGGCCGGGTCCTGGGCCGCGAGGGCCGCGCGGTCGGCTTCAACTGCACGTTCTCCCCGGTCGCGGACCTGGACCTCAATCCCCTGAACCCCATCGTGAATACCCGCTCCTTCGGCAGCGATGCGGCGCGGGTGACAGCCTTTTGCGAGGCGGCCATCCGCGCCTTTCAGGCCGAGGGGGTCGCCGCCTGCGCCAAACACTGGCCCGGGGACGGGATAGACTATCGCAACCAGCACCTCGTCACGAGTGAGAACACGCTGGACCTTCCCGCCTGGGAGGCGAGTTACGGGGCGGTGTACCGGCACCTGATCACCTCGGGCGTGAAGATCGTCATGCCCGGGCACATCACCCTGCCCGCCTACGCCCACGCCAGGGGCCGACCGGACGAGGCGGACCTGCCCGCCACCCTCTCCCCGCTGCTGACGACCACGCTGCTGCGGGACGAGCTGGGCTTTAACGGCGTGGTGGTCTCGGACGCCACCGAGATGGGCGGCTTCACCTCGCAGGGACCACGCGAGAAGCTCGTGCCGCAGGTCATCGCGGCGGGGTGCGACATCCTGCTGTTTCCCACCGACGTGGAGCGCGACCTGGAGTTCCTGTGCCGGGGCGTGCAGGACGGGCGGCTGAGTGAGGCGCGGGTGGAGGAGGCGATCACGCGGGTCCTGGCCCTCAAGGCGTCCCTGGGCCTGCACAAGAGCACGGCCCTGCCGGACCTCGGCACGCTCCGCGCCCCGGACCATCTGGCCTGGGCGGAGGACTGCGCGGCGCGGGCGGTGACCCTGGTGTCTGACACCCAACACCTCCTGCCGCTCGACCCCGCGCGGCACCGCCGCCTGCTGATCATCCGGCAACCCCAGCGCAGGAACGGGCTGGGCTTTCCGCTGCCGGACCTGCGGGTCCCCGAACTGCTGGACGGGATGGGGTTTGAGGTCACGCTCTACACACCTCAGACGCATGTCAGCCCCGACCTCTACGACGCGCTGCTGTACGTGGTCGCGGAGGAGGCGCTGATGGTCACGCCGGACCTGCGGCTGGACTGGGTGGAACTGCATGGCAACCCCTTCCGGGCGATGGAACGGTTCTGGGACGTGCTGCCGACCGCCATCATCTCCCTGGGCACGCCGCACTACGCCCACGACGCGCCGCGCTGCCAGACGCTGGTCAACGCCTACTCGCCGGTCCTGCCCGTGCAGGAGGCGGTGGTGCGTGCCCTCACTGGTCAGCAGCCGTTCCAGGGCGTGAGTCCGGTGGACGCGTGCTCCGCCCTGCGCCCGGTTCGGGAGTGGCACAAGCTCGTGGTGGAGAGATGACCCGCTGGCCGCGGCACCTTTCCACCCTGAGTGTCCTTCACCCCGGCCTGGGGGTGGCGGGAGGTTTTAAGGGCGTCTCCTTCGCGCTGTACGCCAACAGGAACGAACCCGCCACGCCCGCGTTCTTCGAGTGGTTCGAGGCACGCCGTCCAGTCGGGCGGCCCTCCGCCCCTCCCTCCTCCACGTCTCCAGGAGACCGATCGTGACCCAAACCTCGCTACCCACTGAAGAGACTGGTCCAGGCACAGCGTCCATCACCCACCTCCGGGCTGAACGGCGTGACGACGCCCTGGGGGTCGCCTCACCCACGCCGCGGCTCTCCTGGCGGGTCAGGTCGGCCTCGCCCGGCTGGGTGCAGTCCGGGTACGAGATTGAATGCCAGGACGAGCAGGGTACCCACACCTCTGGCCGCATTCCTTCACCCGACGCCGTGCTGGTCCCCTGGCCCTTCGCCCCACTAACTTCCCGGGAGCGGGTGCAAGTGCGGGTCCGGGCCTGGAACACGGAGGAGATGCCCACCGACTGGAGCGTGCCCCTGGCCGTGGAGGCTGGACTGTTCCACTCTGAGGACTGGACGGCCCATTTCGTCACGCCCGAGTTCACGGAAGGACCGGCCCCCCTTTTGCGGCGGGAGTTCGACGTGCGGGGCGGGTTGACGGCCGCGCGGCTGTACATCACAGCGCTAGGCGTGTACGAGGCCCAGCTCAACGGCGAGCGGGTGGGCGATCATGTCCTCGCGCCCGGCTGGACGAGCTACGATCATCGCCTGCGCTACCAGACCTTCGACGTGACCTCGCTGCTACGTGAGGGACGCAACGCCCTGGGCGTGATGCTCGGGAACGGCTGGTATCGCGGGCGGCTCGGCTTCTCGGGCGGGCAGCGCAACATCTACGGCGACCGCCTCGCCCTCCTCGCACAACTCGAACTTCGGTACGCCGATGGGACGGTCGACCGGGTGGTGACTGACGAGGACTGGCGGGCCGCCCGCGGGCCCATCCTTTCCTCGGAGTTGTACGACGGGGAGTGCTACGACGCGCGTCTGGAACCCGTGGAGTGGGCTCAACCCGGATTCGATGACACCGCCTGGCAAGCTGTCCACATCGTCGAGCGGGACCTGAGGACGTTGATCGCCCCCGAGGGTCCTCCCGTCCGTCGCACCGAGCTGGTCGCGCCCACCTCCATCTTCCAGTCACCCTCCGGGAAGACTCTGGTGGACTTCGGGCAGAACCTCGTGGGGTGGGTGCGCTTCACCGTCCGGGGTGAGGCGGGGCAGACCGTCACGCTCCGGCACGCGGAGGTGCTTGAACACGGCGAACTCGGCACCCGGCCCTTGCGGACCGCACAGGCCATGGACCAGTACACCCTGAAAGGTGGGGGAGAGGAGACCTGGGAGCCGCGCTTCACCTTCCACGGCTTCCGCTACGCCGAGATCGAGGGCTGGCCGGGCGATCTCTCGCCGGAGGATGTCACTGCCGTGGTCGTCCACTCCGACCTTGAACGCACCGGCTGGTTCGAGTGCTCCGACCCCCTCGTCAATAAGCTGCACGAAAACGTGGTGTGGGGGATGCGGGGCAACTTCCTGGACATTCCGACCGACTGCCCGCAGCGCGACGAGCGCCTGGGATGGACGGGAGATATTCAGGTGTTCGCGCCCACCGCCTCCTTTCTCTACGACGTGGACGGCTTCCTGACCTCCTGGCTGGGGGACGTGGCCGCCGAGCAGAGTGAGGAGGGCGTGCCGCCCTTCATCGTGCCGAATATTCAGGGCGAGCGGTCGATGGTGCCCGCCGCCGCCTGGACGGACGCCGCGGTTATCGTACCCTGGGTGCTGTACGAGCGGTTCGGCGACCGGGACGTGCTGGCCCGGCAGTTTGCCAGCATGTGCGCCTGGGTGGACTTTCTCGACCGGCACTGCGGCCCGGCCCGCGTGTGGGACCAGGGCTTCCAGTTCGGCGACTGGCTGGACCCCACCGCGCCGCCCGACCAGCCCGGCGCAGCGAAGACCGACGCGGAGATCGTCGCCACGGCGTACTTCGCCCGGTCCGCGGGTCTGGTATCGCAGGCTGCCGCCGTCCTCGGCCAGGAGGACCGCGCCCGGCACTACGCCGCCCTCGCCGCCGAAGTTCGCGCCGCCTTCGCGCGGCGGTACGTCACGCCCGACGGGCGGATGATGAGCGACGCAGTGACGGCCTACACCCTGGCCCTCGCCTTCGACCTGCTGCCGAACGTGGCGCAGCGTGTTCAGGCGGGCGAGCGCCTCGCCAAACTCGTCCGGGACGGCGGCTACCGCATCCTCACCGGCTTTGTCGGGACGCCCCTGATCTGCGACGCGCTCACGGAGGCGGGCCGGGCGGACGCGGCCTACCGCCTCTTGATGCAGCGCGAGAACCCCTCGTGGCTGTACCCCGTGACGATGGGCGCGACGACCATCTGGGAACGCTGGGACTCCATGCTGCCCGATGGCTCCATCAACCCGGGCGAGATGACCTCCTTCAACCACTACGCTCTCGGGGCGGTGGCGGACTGGCTGCACCGCACGGTGGCGGGCCTCGCCCCTGCCGGACCGGGCTACCGGCGGATGACGATTCGGCCCCTCCCCGGGGGCGGCCTCACCTCCGCGTCCGCGCGGCACGTCACGCCCTATGGGGAGGCGAGCGTGGCGTGGACCATCTCGGGGGATACCTTCACGCTGGAGGCCGTCCTCCCGCCGAACACGTCGGCCACGGTGATCCTGCCCGGCGAGGAGGACATGCCGCTGGAGGTCCTGTCTGGTGAGCACCGCTGGGAGCGCCCGTACCGCTCTCCCCAGCGCAGCCTGCCCCCCCTGACCCTCGGCCTGCCGCTGGTCGATCTGTGGGACGACGAGGAGGCCCTGAACGCGGTCCTGGCACTGGCCCAGGAGAAGCACCCCCCGCTCGCCGCTGCCCTGAAGCCGGGCAGTGGCCTGCGGAAGCTCCCCCTGGCCGTGGTCCTGGGCTTCTCGGCAGAGAACAAGACCCTCACGCCGGACGTGCAGGCCATCTTCGACCGGCTCAATCGGGCGCGCGGCCTCATCTCAGCCTGATCCGCCCTCCTGGATGTCCCCATGACTCGAACGACGCTCCCTTCCTGAACCCTCCGAGATGTTCCAGGGGCTCGTGAGTGCCCACCGTCCAGAAGACTGCCTCATTGCCAAGGAGCTGCTATGACTTCCAC
It encodes:
- a CDS encoding IclR family transcriptional regulator: MLGTLEKAGQVLDLYSDEQPEWGVTEVATALGIPKPSAHHLLASLAEIGLLQRTTNRHYRLGYRALALSRIVLQTTPWRDSAEQILHDLVREFGETVQLAALDGKRLVCVARVGGTQPESVQIAEVGSSIPPHCSSNGKILLAFSSTERTMQVLENQHLNRFTENTIVTHDELASELERVRAQGFAYDVGEYRHDACSVAAPIRNHLGDVVASLSLAAPAPRFYARKAAYRTAVIRVTERLSIRIGYNPSLFT
- a CDS encoding ABC transporter substrate-binding protein is translated as MKRFAPGLTLTVLLAGLAAAQSTPRTDPLKGNPSLTGEITYMTNKADVMKGWLPAFEKLYPKVKVTLVPVGASDLRQKITTSASANQMPADVMQIEGADLEFVVRRFPNLLMDLTAKVKKYQGGFSKGHWQGGTVNNKVYGLPLDNSTTAMFYRADLFKKAGINPATIKTWDDYIAAGVKLQKMDPDIKMTASDFFSDDLMLRTMMQQATGGYYFNKDGEITINSAGAQKALATLKEMWDKKILLQSRAIDTTVGSWKANRSATILAPAFMANLLQVIVPEQKGLWGVAPLPGFGKPQPADFGTTYATVAQASKSKDVALAFVEWLATVGGQRRGFNPGALNAYLPGSDKLNLRNAYFATPNYASVFIAGQGKLPYLRYTTDSNAARQAVMTAQGAVLNGAPVAETLGKAARDLANQTGRDLAK
- a CDS encoding carbohydrate ABC transporter permease — encoded protein: MTDLSTTARPALRPRRPRRFNAAPWLFALPVLALLTLFMLLPIAQSLLLSFQRNLDGVDKFVGVAQYQRLAGDEVFRTAAINTALFFVMQVPLTLSIALGIAYLLNRPGFPLSGLFQSAYFLPTVMGLATAGILFRTLLNEDLGVINFMLKAMGLAGVPWISNPWWAKVSISGVLLWRAVGFNVLIYLAALQSVPKELYEAAEIDGATNPQVFWHITLPSLRPVLLFTAIMSTLATINLFDEVQVLTGGGPADGTLTLGLYLYRVAFQNFDHNYGSAVAWVIVLLAGLVAFVQVLAVRRNA
- a CDS encoding carbohydrate ABC transporter permease gives rise to the protein MRRERFGPAQWLLLTLMALGALAALFPFVWMFASATRPASDVLALPPRWNIGSALLPNLRTLIEEGFLRAAFNSVFLAAVTTLLTLLLSALGGYAMTGFKSRVGGILFGIILLTLFVPAQVTIIPVFKLLADLHVLGTYWAVILPAIASPFALFYMRQGFLSFPQELAEAARIDGANEWRVFWHIALPAVRPTLASLAVFVFLFQWNSYFWPLVVLNTPESFTLPLFLNALSTRNTVDYGALMLGLSLATLPVLLLFVFARRLFTSAVLSGAVKG
- a CDS encoding glycoside hydrolase family 3 protein yields the protein MTLPDLSASPFFLDDEAQAWVTRTRDALSLHEKLAQLLIPLSFRLEREELDRFLALGVGGISRFASLDPHALRDSAEYLQERSRVPLLLSTDLEGGELASVGGPAGTPYPNQMAVAATDDPAFAEHFGRVLGREGRAVGFNCTFSPVADLDLNPLNPIVNTRSFGSDAARVTAFCEAAIRAFQAEGVAACAKHWPGDGIDYRNQHLVTSENTLDLPAWEASYGAVYRHLITSGVKIVMPGHITLPAYAHARGRPDEADLPATLSPLLTTTLLRDELGFNGVVVSDATEMGGFTSQGPREKLVPQVIAAGCDILLFPTDVERDLEFLCRGVQDGRLSEARVEEAITRVLALKASLGLHKSTALPDLGTLRAPDHLAWAEDCAARAVTLVSDTQHLLPLDPARHRRLLIIRQPQRRNGLGFPLPDLRVPELLDGMGFEVTLYTPQTHVSPDLYDALLYVVAEEALMVTPDLRLDWVELHGNPFRAMERFWDVLPTAIISLGTPHYAHDAPRCQTLVNAYSPVLPVQEAVVRALTGQQPFQGVSPVDACSALRPVREWHKLVVER
- a CDS encoding glycoside hydrolase family 78 protein — its product is MTQTSLPTEETGPGTASITHLRAERRDDALGVASPTPRLSWRVRSASPGWVQSGYEIECQDEQGTHTSGRIPSPDAVLVPWPFAPLTSRERVQVRVRAWNTEEMPTDWSVPLAVEAGLFHSEDWTAHFVTPEFTEGPAPLLRREFDVRGGLTAARLYITALGVYEAQLNGERVGDHVLAPGWTSYDHRLRYQTFDVTSLLREGRNALGVMLGNGWYRGRLGFSGGQRNIYGDRLALLAQLELRYADGTVDRVVTDEDWRAARGPILSSELYDGECYDARLEPVEWAQPGFDDTAWQAVHIVERDLRTLIAPEGPPVRRTELVAPTSIFQSPSGKTLVDFGQNLVGWVRFTVRGEAGQTVTLRHAEVLEHGELGTRPLRTAQAMDQYTLKGGGEETWEPRFTFHGFRYAEIEGWPGDLSPEDVTAVVVHSDLERTGWFECSDPLVNKLHENVVWGMRGNFLDIPTDCPQRDERLGWTGDIQVFAPTASFLYDVDGFLTSWLGDVAAEQSEEGVPPFIVPNIQGERSMVPAAAWTDAAVIVPWVLYERFGDRDVLARQFASMCAWVDFLDRHCGPARVWDQGFQFGDWLDPTAPPDQPGAAKTDAEIVATAYFARSAGLVSQAAAVLGQEDRARHYAALAAEVRAAFARRYVTPDGRMMSDAVTAYTLALAFDLLPNVAQRVQAGERLAKLVRDGGYRILTGFVGTPLICDALTEAGRADAAYRLLMQRENPSWLYPVTMGATTIWERWDSMLPDGSINPGEMTSFNHYALGAVADWLHRTVAGLAPAGPGYRRMTIRPLPGGGLTSASARHVTPYGEASVAWTISGDTFTLEAVLPPNTSATVILPGEEDMPLEVLSGEHRWERPYRSPQRSLPPLTLGLPLVDLWDDEEALNAVLALAQEKHPPLAAALKPGSGLRKLPLAVVLGFSAENKTLTPDVQAIFDRLNRARGLISA